In one Meles meles chromosome 17, mMelMel3.1 paternal haplotype, whole genome shotgun sequence genomic region, the following are encoded:
- the C4BPB gene encoding LOW QUALITY PROTEIN: C4b-binding protein beta chain (The sequence of the model RefSeq protein was modified relative to this genomic sequence to represent the inferred CDS: inserted 2 bases in 1 codon): protein MFFWFVCYLVVVWLISASDESCPELPSVENGIIVIKEVEGQILGTCLCIKGYHLVGEKTXFCNASVEWNAPVPTCRLGHCPDPVLMNGEPSSLGPVHVSDKITFKCNENYILKGSNWSQCLDNHTWMPPLPVCKSRDCGPPGNPAHGYFEGRDFNSGSTITYHCEDKYHLVGMRDQQCVDGEWSSALPICELIQEALKPIPQTAFEKALFAFQENKELCKAIQNFVQRLKENDLTMEELKYSLEKKKAELEAKMLS, encoded by the exons atgtttttttggtttgtgtgcTATCTTGTGGTTGTGTGGCTGATTTCTGCCTCAGATG AGAGCTGTCCAGAACTTCCTTCAGTGGAAAATGGCATAATTGTTATAAAGGAGGTAGAAGGACAAATTCTGGGGACTTGCCTTTGTATCAAGGGCTACCACCTGGTAGGAGAGAAAAC ATTTTGCAATGCCTCTGTGGAGTGGAATGCTCCTGTTCCCACATGTCGCC tgGGTCACTGTCCTGACCCTGTGCTGATGAATGGCGAACCTAGTTCCCTGGGTCCTGTCCATGTGAGTGACAAAATCACTTTTAAGTGCAATGAGAACTACATCCTTAAGGGCAGCAATTGGAGTCAGTGCCTGGACAACCACACCTGGATGCCTCCCTTGCCCGTCTGCAAAAGCA GAGACTGTGGCCCTCCTGGGAATCCAGCTCATGGCTATTTTGAAGGAAGAGATTTCAACTCAGGATCTACCATTACTTATCACTGTGAAGACAA GTACCACTTAGTGGGCATGCGGGACCAACAGTGCGTTGACGGGGAATGGAGCAGTGCACTTCCCATCTGTGAATTGATCCAGGAAGCTCTCAAGCCAATTCCACAGACTGCATTTGAGAAGGCACTT tttgCCTTTCAGGAGAATAAAGAACTTTGCAAAGCCATACAGAACTTTGTGCAAAGACTGAAGGAAAATGACTTAACAATGGAAGAACTGAAATactctctggaaaaaaagaaagctgagttAGAGGCAAAAATGTTGTCCTGA